A section of the Paracoccaceae bacterium genome encodes:
- the recA gene encoding recombinase RecA, whose amino-acid sequence MATAEILDMTDKRSGEKQKALDSALAQIERQFGKGSIMKLGEGPVEAIEATSTGSLGLDIALGIGGIPKGRVIEIYGPESSGKTTLTLHCIAEEQKTGGVCAFVDAEHALDPGYARKLGVNLDELLISQPDTGEQALEITETLVRSGAVNMVVVDSVAALTPKSELEGDMGDAQVGAQARLMSQAMRKLTGAISRSKCTVIFINQIRMKIGVMFGSPETTTGGNALKFYSSVRLDIRRIGAIKDRDEVVGNATRVKIVKNKVAPPFKQVEFDIMYGEGISKMGELLDLGVKAGVVEKSGSWFSYGDERIGQGRENAKVFLKENARIAYEIEDKIRAAHGLDFDMPAPTPPVASDPDDVLEG is encoded by the coding sequence ATGGCAACGGCAGAAATCCTCGACATGACCGACAAGCGCTCAGGCGAAAAACAAAAGGCGCTGGACAGCGCGCTGGCCCAGATCGAACGGCAGTTCGGCAAGGGGTCGATCATGAAGCTGGGCGAAGGCCCGGTTGAGGCGATCGAGGCGACGTCGACTGGGTCGCTCGGGCTCGATATTGCGCTGGGCATTGGCGGCATTCCGAAGGGCCGTGTGATCGAGATTTACGGGCCCGAAAGCTCGGGTAAGACAACGCTGACGCTGCATTGCATTGCCGAAGAACAGAAGACTGGCGGCGTCTGCGCCTTCGTTGATGCGGAGCACGCGCTGGACCCGGGTTATGCCAGGAAGCTGGGTGTGAACCTGGATGAATTGCTGATCTCGCAGCCCGACACGGGCGAACAGGCATTGGAAATTACCGAGACACTGGTGCGTTCAGGCGCGGTGAACATGGTGGTGGTCGATTCGGTGGCCGCCCTGACGCCGAAATCGGAATTGGAAGGCGATATGGGCGACGCCCAGGTCGGTGCCCAGGCCCGGCTGATGAGCCAGGCGATGCGCAAACTGACCGGAGCGATCAGCCGGTCAAAATGCACCGTGATCTTCATCAACCAGATTCGGATGAAGATCGGCGTGATGTTCGGCAGCCCGGAAACCACAACTGGGGGCAATGCGCTGAAGTTCTACAGCTCGGTGCGGCTGGACATCCGCCGCATCGGCGCGATCAAGGACCGCGATGAAGTCGTCGGCAATGCAACGCGCGTGAAGATCGTCAAAAACAAAGTGGCCCCGCCGTTCAAGCAGGTCGAATTTGACATCATGTACGGCGAAGGCATCTCGAAAATGGGTGAGTTGCTGGACCTGGGCGTCAAAGCGGGCGTGGTTGAAAAATCCGGCTCGTGGTTCTCTTACGGGGATGAACGGATTGGTCAGGGGCGCGAGAATGCGAAAGTGTTCCTGAAGGAAAACGCCCGGATCGCCTATGAGATCGAGGATAAGATTCGCGCGGCACATGGGCTGGACTTTGACATGCCCGCGCCAACGCCGCCCGTGGCAAGCGACCCGGACGACGTTCTGGAGGGCTGA
- a CDS encoding response regulator, with translation MMNLVVNARDAMPEGGEIRVAATVEILSQKLERDRASVPPGEYVVLRVSDEGGGIAPDQLPKIFEPFFTTKPTGKGTGLGLSTVYGIVKQSGGFIFADSQTGSGSCFTLYFPAHEHVAEAPVQPLADGQFGVLPDPALVDPEPQRALPTPSIGETVAPEAAHSDRPAAPPEVPAEARPGASPDDAEETLRRVADAARESAEDAADAAQPETYPARQASDGLIQAGNGEDAIPRRNASADNLFRQIETAAGSSAPDKDGPEVTDGADAVVLLVEDEAPVRAFASRALRMRGYQVIEAENAEEALEMLEDSALEVDVFVTDVIMPGMDRPGWVSQALKQRPDTRVVFVSGYSEDSVADSRARIPNSVFLPIVLKNSVLGPER, from the coding sequence ATGATGAACCTGGTGGTGAACGCGCGCGATGCGATGCCCGAAGGGGGCGAAATCCGCGTTGCGGCCACGGTCGAGATTCTGTCGCAGAAGCTTGAGAGGGATCGCGCCAGCGTGCCGCCCGGCGAATACGTGGTTTTGCGGGTTTCTGATGAGGGTGGCGGCATCGCGCCGGATCAACTTCCCAAGATATTCGAGCCGTTCTTCACCACCAAACCAACGGGCAAGGGCACCGGGCTTGGGCTGTCGACGGTCTATGGAATCGTCAAGCAATCGGGCGGATTTATCTTTGCGGACAGTCAGACCGGATCGGGCAGTTGCTTCACGCTGTATTTCCCGGCCCATGAACATGTGGCCGAAGCCCCCGTTCAGCCCTTGGCCGATGGTCAATTTGGTGTTTTGCCGGACCCGGCGTTGGTGGATCCGGAACCCCAGCGCGCCCTGCCGACCCCGTCGATTGGTGAAACCGTTGCGCCCGAAGCTGCGCATAGTGACAGGCCCGCCGCCCCGCCAGAAGTACCGGCCGAGGCACGCCCTGGCGCATCGCCAGACGACGCGGAAGAAACCCTGCGGCGGGTCGCAGACGCGGCTCGCGAAAGCGCAGAGGATGCAGCAGATGCCGCCCAACCCGAAACATATCCTGCGCGGCAGGCCAGTGACGGTTTGATTCAGGCGGGCAACGGTGAGGATGCCATACCCCGGCGCAATGCGTCCGCCGACAACCTGTTTCGTCAGATCGAAACGGCGGCAGGGTCTTCTGCGCCTGACAAGGATGGGCCTGAGGTGACCGATGGGGCCGATGCCGTCGTGCTATTGGTTGAGGATGAAGCGCCGGTCCGGGCCTTCGCCTCGCGCGCATTAAGGATGCGCGGATACCAGGTGATCGAGGCCGAGAATGCCGAGGAAGCGCTTGAAATGCTGGAGGATTCGGCACTTGAGGTTGATGTATTCGTGACCGATGTGATCATGCCCGGAATGGACAGGCCGGGCTGGGTCAGCCAGGCGTTGAAACAGCGCCCGGACACGCGTGTTGTGTTCGTATCAGGCTATTCCGAGGATTCCGTGGCAGACAGTCGCGCCAGGATTCCGAACTCGGTCTTTTTGCCGATTGTGTTGAAAAACTCCGTTTTAGGGCCTGAACGATGA
- a CDS encoding PAS domain-containing protein yields the protein MNFQLRGAVERTDPSNKGGLRGNTLQTAARLQPGAAWLLPVAAALFGAAMMAPQRWISLGGLAGGAALTMLALLLMILARQRSLILGDQDATILTLIAEEADPVFATDARGAIRVQNRAALRRFRAENGGALVAALDAHVAAPEAMLRRLLETAASKGSAQEDVLLRRGHLGIAVTRVDPEAFLWRVVEQADTVRSSRGSDAISLPMLTVSRSGTVLFMNEALKRLIGSRQAALDRIVNDLPIRPGGVHEVAGTEGPLQATVVELGVGARRELYFVPLTRDEPVDDGQFLDALPVPLLKIDASGAVRHANRQACDLLAVNMGVDAKDPEAGMPLKSLVEGLGRPVEDWLADAAKGRGLGRPEVVRATRPEHETYLQISLGRVAAGDGLSLVAVLHDATELKTLEAQFVQSQKMQAIGQLAGGIAHDFNNLLTPISGHCDLLLLRHDAGDPEYADLIQITENSNRAASLVGQLLAFSRKQNMTPQQLDLRDTLTDLTHLLNRLVGETVSLTQTF from the coding sequence ATGAATTTTCAACTGCGAGGCGCGGTGGAGCGGACAGATCCTTCGAACAAGGGCGGATTGCGCGGCAATACGTTGCAGACGGCCGCGCGGTTGCAGCCCGGCGCGGCGTGGCTGTTGCCGGTTGCGGCGGCGCTGTTCGGGGCGGCGATGATGGCGCCGCAACGTTGGATCTCGCTAGGTGGGCTGGCCGGTGGCGCGGCGCTGACGATGCTGGCGCTGTTGTTGATGATCCTGGCGCGGCAACGCTCTTTGATATTGGGCGATCAGGATGCGACAATTCTGACGCTGATCGCGGAGGAGGCCGACCCGGTCTTTGCCACGGATGCGCGCGGCGCCATTCGGGTGCAAAATCGAGCGGCGTTGCGCAGGTTCCGGGCGGAAAACGGCGGTGCGCTGGTGGCCGCACTCGACGCCCATGTTGCCGCGCCCGAGGCGATGTTGCGCCGCCTGTTGGAGACTGCTGCAAGCAAGGGATCCGCGCAGGAAGATGTTTTGCTGCGGCGTGGTCATCTTGGCATCGCGGTGACGCGCGTCGACCCAGAGGCGTTTTTGTGGCGTGTTGTTGAACAGGCGGACACCGTGCGTTCAAGCCGGGGCAGTGACGCAATCAGCTTGCCGATGCTGACGGTTTCGCGCTCGGGCACGGTGCTGTTCATGAATGAGGCGTTGAAACGCCTGATCGGCAGTCGCCAGGCGGCGCTGGACCGGATCGTCAATGATCTGCCGATCCGCCCCGGCGGCGTGCACGAGGTTGCCGGGACCGAGGGGCCATTGCAGGCGACGGTCGTGGAACTGGGTGTCGGTGCGCGGCGCGAGTTGTATTTCGTTCCATTAACGCGCGACGAGCCGGTCGATGACGGGCAATTCCTCGACGCGCTGCCTGTGCCGCTTCTGAAGATTGACGCGTCGGGCGCGGTGCGGCACGCAAACCGGCAGGCCTGTGACCTGCTGGCGGTAAACATGGGCGTAGATGCCAAGGATCCGGAAGCTGGCATGCCTCTGAAATCGCTGGTCGAAGGGCTGGGCCGTCCGGTCGAAGACTGGCTGGCGGATGCGGCCAAGGGGCGCGGGCTGGGCCGCCCCGAAGTGGTTCGCGCCACCCGCCCGGAGCATGAGACTTACTTGCAGATATCGCTTGGGCGCGTGGCCGCGGGCGATGGGCTGTCGCTGGTCGCAGTTCTGCACGACGCGACCGAGTTGAAGACGCTGGAAGCGCAGTTCGTCCAAAGCCAGAAGATGCAGGCGATCGGCCAATTGGCGGGCGGCATTGCGCATGATTTCAACAATCTGCTGACACCGATATCAGGGCATTGTGATCTGCTGCTGTTGCGTCACGATGCCGGCGATCCTGAATATGCCGATCTTATCCAGATCACCGAGAATTCGAACCGGGCGGCGAGTCTGGTCGGGCAGTTGCTGGCGTTTTCGCGCAAGCAGAACATGACTCCGCAGCAGCTGGATCTGCGCGATACGCTGACTGACCTCACGCATCTGCTGAACCGGCTGGTGGGAGAGACGGTCAGCCTGACACAGACATTTTAG
- the guaB gene encoding IMP dehydrogenase translates to MEIREALTFDDVLLVPGASSVLPSTANTATWATKDIALNIPLLSSAMDTVTEARMAIAMAQAGGMGVIHRNLDTESQAREVRRVKRFVSGIVYNPITLTEDQTLADAKALQSRYNVSGFPVVGGDGRVVGIVTNRDMRFARDDATPVKVMMTSDNLAMLTEPADLDEARSLMEARRIEKLLVTDGKGKLTGLLTLKDSEQAVLNPAACKDALGRLRVAAATTVGDAGFERSAAMVEAGADMIVIDTAHGHSEGVAAAVKRAKSLSNQVQIVAGNVATGEATKALIDAGADAVKVGIGPGSICTTRMVAGVGVPQLTAIMDCAAAAGDVPVIADGGIKYSGDFAKAIAAGASCAMVGSMIAGTDESPGEVILYQRRSFKSYRGMGSLGAMAQGSADRYFQKDAASDKLVPEGIEGQVPYKGSAATVVHQMVGGLRAAMGYTGCATVDEMRQNCRFVKITGAGLKESHVHDVRITRESPNYRIM, encoded by the coding sequence ATGGAGATTCGCGAGGCCCTGACCTTTGATGATGTGCTGCTGGTGCCGGGGGCGTCCAGCGTTTTGCCCTCCACGGCGAATACAGCGACCTGGGCAACCAAGGACATTGCGCTGAACATTCCGTTGCTGTCCTCGGCCATGGATACGGTGACCGAGGCGCGGATGGCCATCGCCATGGCGCAGGCCGGTGGCATGGGCGTGATCCATCGCAACCTCGACACGGAATCACAGGCGCGCGAGGTTCGGCGCGTCAAACGTTTCGTTTCCGGCATCGTTTACAACCCGATCACCCTGACCGAGGATCAGACGCTGGCGGATGCCAAGGCATTGCAATCACGCTATAATGTCAGCGGCTTTCCGGTTGTCGGCGGCGACGGGCGGGTCGTTGGGATCGTCACCAACCGGGATATGCGGTTTGCGCGCGACGACGCGACGCCGGTGAAGGTGATGATGACCTCGGACAATCTGGCGATGCTGACGGAACCGGCCGACCTGGATGAGGCGCGCAGCCTGATGGAGGCGCGGCGGATCGAAAAGCTGCTTGTCACTGATGGCAAGGGCAAGCTGACCGGGTTGCTGACGTTGAAGGATTCCGAACAGGCGGTGCTGAACCCGGCGGCCTGCAAGGATGCCCTGGGGCGGTTGCGGGTGGCGGCGGCCACCACGGTCGGGGACGCGGGGTTTGAGCGTTCTGCGGCGATGGTTGAGGCGGGCGCGGATATGATTGTGATCGACACCGCACACGGCCATTCCGAAGGCGTTGCGGCGGCGGTGAAACGCGCCAAGTCGTTGAGCAATCAGGTACAAATCGTTGCCGGAAATGTCGCCACGGGCGAGGCGACGAAAGCGTTGATTGATGCCGGGGCCGATGCGGTCAAGGTCGGGATCGGGCCGGGATCCATCTGTACGACGCGGATGGTGGCCGGGGTTGGTGTGCCGCAGTTGACCGCGATCATGGACTGCGCTGCGGCGGCAGGCGATGTGCCGGTGATCGCCGACGGCGGCATTAAGTATTCGGGTGATTTCGCTAAGGCGATTGCGGCGGGCGCGTCCTGCGCAATGGTTGGCAGCATGATCGCAGGCACCGATGAAAGCCCCGGAGAAGTCATTTTGTATCAAAGGCGTAGCTTTAAAAGTTATCGTGGTATGGGAAGTTTGGGCGCAATGGCGCAGGGGTCTGCGGATCGGTATTTTCAGAAAGATGCGGCCTCGGACAAACTGGTGCCTGAAGGGATCGAGGGGCAGGTGCCCTACAAGGGATCAGCCGCGACCGTGGTGCATCAGATGGTTGGCGGACTGCGCGCGGCGATGGGCTATACCGGTTGTGCGACGGTGGACGAAATGCGGCAGAATTGCCGGTTCGTGAAGATCACCGGTGCGGGCCTGAAAGAAAGCCATGTCCACGATGTGCGGATCACGCGTGAAAGTCCGAATTATCGAATAATGTGA
- the bmt gene encoding betaine--homocysteine S-methyltransferase, whose protein sequence is MTNALSDMLASRDWILTDGATGTTLFNMGLQAGDAPELWNVDAPDKVRALYSGAIGAGSDLFLTNTFGGNAARLKLHNAQSRVAELNRAGAEIGRDLADKAGRPVVVAGSVGPTGEIMEPLGPLSESDATEIFHEQAEGLKDGGADVLWVETISAPEEYRAASRAAALAGMPWVGTMSFDTAGRTMMGLTSKAMVAMVGKLHHPPLAFGANCGVGASDLLRTVLGFADAGAPLPLVAKGNAGIPKYVDGHIHYDGTPDLMADYAVLARDSGARIIGGCCGTTPDHLVKMRTALETRPPGPRPELAAIEAALGGFSSPSDGTDGNAPAPRRGRRRG, encoded by the coding sequence ATGACCAATGCCCTTTCCGATATGCTGGCCAGCCGCGACTGGATCCTGACCGATGGCGCCACCGGCACAACCTTGTTCAACATGGGGCTGCAGGCCGGTGATGCGCCCGAACTGTGGAACGTGGACGCGCCCGACAAGGTGCGCGCGTTGTATTCCGGGGCAATCGGGGCCGGGTCTGATCTGTTCCTGACCAACACATTCGGCGGCAACGCCGCGCGCCTGAAACTGCACAACGCCCAATCCCGCGTGGCCGAGCTGAACCGCGCAGGCGCCGAAATCGGCCGCGACCTGGCCGACAAGGCGGGCCGCCCCGTGGTTGTCGCCGGATCGGTTGGCCCAACGGGCGAGATCATGGAGCCCCTTGGCCCGCTGTCGGAATCCGACGCAACCGAAATTTTCCACGAACAGGCCGAGGGCCTGAAAGACGGCGGCGCGGATGTCCTGTGGGTTGAAACGATTTCCGCGCCGGAAGAATACCGCGCAGCCTCCAGAGCGGCGGCGCTGGCGGGTATGCCTTGGGTCGGCACGATGAGTTTCGATACCGCCGGGCGCACGATGATGGGGCTAACCTCGAAAGCGATGGTTGCCATGGTCGGCAAGCTGCATCACCCGCCGCTGGCGTTTGGCGCAAATTGCGGGGTCGGCGCGTCGGACCTGTTGCGAACCGTGCTCGGATTTGCCGACGCCGGGGCGCCCCTGCCGCTGGTCGCCAAGGGCAACGCGGGCATCCCGAAGTATGTCGACGGCCATATTCATTATGACGGCACGCCTGACCTGATGGCTGATTATGCGGTCCTGGCGCGTGACAGCGGTGCCCGGATTATCGGCGGCTGCTGCGGAACGACGCCGGATCACCTGGTCAAAATGCGCACCGCACTGGAAACCCGCCCGCCCGGCCCGCGCCCGGAATTGGCCGCCATCGAAGCGGCGCTCGGCGGCTTTTCCTCGCCCAGCGACGGCACCGACGGCAACGCACCCGCCCCGCGCCGGGGACGACGCCGGGGCTGA
- a CDS encoding PA0069 family radical SAM protein produces the protein MEAEIPIAGENRKGRAATSNRTNRFEPYSMIAVDDGWDRDEDLPPLRTEVSDEIPRSVITKNTSPDLSFDRSINPYRGCEHGCIYCFARPTHAYLGLSPGLDFETRLVARPTAPQVLEAELARKSYQPSTIAIGTNTDPYQPVERDRGIMRGLLDVLNAHNHPVAIVTKGSLIERDIDILSDMAARGLVRVGISVTTLDRNVARAMEPRVPPPARRVETIRKLSAAGIEVRVMVSPVVPGLTCHEVEPILATARAAGAVAASSIMLRLPREVSPLFRDWLEERFPGRAAKVMGHVRDMHGGKDYDAEWGKRMRGSGPYAAILRARFELACRRLGLVERLAPLRTDLFAVPARAGDQLSLF, from the coding sequence ATGGAAGCAGAAATTCCCATAGCCGGAGAAAACCGAAAGGGCCGTGCGGCGACCAGCAACCGGACCAATCGGTTCGAGCCCTATTCGATGATAGCCGTGGATGACGGCTGGGATCGCGACGAAGATTTGCCGCCGCTGCGCACCGAAGTCAGTGATGAGATCCCGCGCAGTGTGATTACAAAAAACACCTCGCCTGACCTGAGCTTTGATCGTTCGATCAATCCTTACCGGGGCTGCGAACACGGCTGTATCTATTGCTTTGCGCGCCCAACCCACGCCTATCTGGGCCTGTCGCCGGGGCTGGATTTCGAAACCCGTCTGGTGGCACGGCCTACGGCGCCGCAGGTGCTGGAGGCGGAATTGGCGCGCAAATCCTATCAGCCATCGACGATCGCGATCGGGACCAACACAGACCCCTATCAGCCGGTCGAGCGGGATCGGGGGATCATGCGCGGGCTGCTCGACGTGCTGAACGCCCACAACCATCCGGTCGCCATCGTCACCAAGGGCAGCTTGATCGAGCGGGACATCGACATTCTGTCGGATATGGCGGCGCGTGGGCTGGTGCGGGTCGGGATATCGGTCACAACGCTGGACCGGAACGTGGCGCGGGCGATGGAACCCCGCGTGCCACCCCCGGCGCGCCGGGTCGAGACGATCCGCAAGCTGAGTGCTGCTGGAATTGAGGTGCGGGTCATGGTCTCGCCCGTGGTGCCGGGGCTGACCTGTCATGAGGTGGAGCCGATTTTGGCCACCGCGCGGGCGGCGGGGGCGGTCGCGGCAAGCTCGATCATGTTGCGCCTGCCGCGAGAGGTCTCACCGTTGTTCCGTGACTGGCTTGAGGAACGATTTCCGGGGCGGGCGGCCAAAGTCATGGGGCATGTGCGCGACATGCACGGCGGTAAGGATTACGATGCAGAGTGGGGCAAGCGGATGCGGGGCAGCGGGCCCTATGCCGCGATTTTGCGCGCGCGCTTTGAACTGGCCTGTCGCCGGTTGGGCTTGGTCGAAAGATTGGCGCCGCTGCGTACCGACCTGTTTGCGGTGCCTGCGCGGGCGGGGGACCAATTGTCTTTGTTTTAG
- a CDS encoding cobalamin-binding protein gives MADEDDDIILADLDDEELVKQMFDDLYDGLKEEIEEGVNILLGRKWQPYRVLTEALVGGMKIVGDDFRDGILFVPEVLLAANAMKGGMAILKPLLAETGAPRMGKMVIGTVKGDIHDIGKNLVGMMMEGAGFEVVDLGINNAVEKYLEALDAEEADILGMSALLTTTMPYMKVVIDTMVQTGIRDDYIILVGGAPLNEEFGKAIGADAYCRDAAVAVETAKQFMARKHNELAAG, from the coding sequence ATGGCCGACGAAGATGACGACATCATTCTGGCGGACCTGGACGACGAAGAACTCGTCAAGCAGATGTTCGACGACCTCTACGATGGTCTGAAAGAAGAGATCGAAGAAGGCGTCAACATCCTGTTGGGGCGCAAGTGGCAGCCATACCGCGTTCTGACCGAGGCACTGGTCGGCGGCATGAAGATCGTCGGTGATGACTTCCGGGACGGCATCCTGTTCGTGCCCGAAGTTTTGCTGGCCGCCAACGCGATGAAGGGCGGCATGGCAATCCTGAAGCCACTGCTGGCCGAAACCGGCGCGCCACGCATGGGCAAGATGGTGATCGGCACCGTCAAGGGCGACATCCACGACATCGGCAAGAACCTGGTCGGTATGATGATGGAAGGCGCGGGCTTTGAAGTCGTTGACCTTGGCATCAACAACGCCGTCGAAAAATACCTGGAGGCGCTGGACGCGGAAGAAGCGGATATCCTGGGTATGTCAGCCCTGCTGACCACCACGATGCCCTATATGAAAGTGGTCATCGACACGATGGTCCAAACCGGCATTCGCGACGACTATATCATCCTGGTGGGTGGCGCGCCGCTGAACGAGGAATTTGGCAAGGCCATTGGCGCCGACGCCTATTGTCGTGACGCCGCTGTCGCCGTCGAAACTGCCAAACAATTCATGGCACGCAAACACAACGAACTGGCCGCAGGCTGA
- a CDS encoding DUF1638 domain-containing protein, with translation MNGWTHMDLTCLPAIFHNHPERIVPGVEAAVEKHQRDYDQIFVVYADCGTGGQLQAACDRLGVSMVKGPHCYAFYDGLDHFAARDEITSFYLTDFLARQFDAFVWKPLGLEKHPELLEMYFGNYEKLVYLAQVEDADLDARAEALASRLGLDYERRFTGYGDLSAALAPLG, from the coding sequence ATGAACGGCTGGACGCATATGGATCTGACCTGTCTGCCGGCGATCTTTCACAACCATCCCGAACGGATCGTGCCGGGGGTCGAGGCTGCAGTGGAAAAGCATCAGCGCGATTACGATCAGATCTTCGTGGTCTACGCCGATTGTGGCACCGGCGGGCAGTTGCAGGCCGCCTGCGATCGGTTGGGTGTGTCGATGGTCAAGGGGCCGCATTGTTATGCGTTCTACGATGGCCTCGACCACTTCGCTGCGCGGGACGAAATCACGTCCTTCTACCTGACCGATTTCCTGGCCCGACAGTTCGACGCCTTCGTCTGGAAGCCGCTGGGTCTGGAAAAGCACCCCGAGTTGCTGGAAATGTACTTCGGCAACTACGAAAAACTGGTCTATCTGGCGCAGGTCGAAGATGCCGATCTGGACGCGCGGGCCGAGGCTTTGGCCAGTCGTCTGGGGCTGGACTATGAACGGCGTTTCACCGGATACGGTGATCTGTCAGCGGCCCTTGCACCCCTAGGCTGA
- a CDS encoding cysteine desulfuration protein SufE encodes MASAAFEDIVETFDFLDDWEDRYRHVIELGRAMPPLDEAFRVPATKVDGCASQVWLLPKIDANNFDFQGESDAMIVRGLIAILHALYSGLTPAQVLDVDAGAEFARLGLTDHLSAQRSNGLRAMIERIRLLASDASA; translated from the coding sequence ATGGCCAGTGCTGCGTTTGAAGACATCGTCGAAACCTTCGATTTTCTGGACGACTGGGAAGACCGCTATCGTCACGTGATCGAGCTTGGCCGCGCCATGCCCCCCCTGGATGAGGCATTCCGCGTGCCTGCCACCAAGGTCGACGGCTGCGCCAGCCAAGTTTGGCTGTTGCCCAAGATCGACGCAAACAATTTTGATTTCCAGGGAGAGAGTGACGCGATGATCGTGCGCGGGCTGATTGCCATCCTGCACGCGCTTTATTCCGGGCTGACCCCGGCGCAGGTGCTGGATGTGGACGCGGGGGCCGAATTTGCGCGGCTGGGCCTGACCGATCACCTGTCGGCGCAACGCTCTAACGGATTGCGCGCAATGATCGAGCGTATTCGCCTTCTGGCCTCGGACGCCTCAGCCTAG
- a CDS encoding DUF1153 domain-containing protein, translating to MYLRKIEGPRTVEIPGGKRMSRADLPNPRTRRWVASRKAAVIRAIDCGLISRDEAMEIYALSDEELDGWAAAVRKHGEKALKATATQKYRQL from the coding sequence ATGTACCTGCGAAAGATCGAGGGGCCGCGCACGGTCGAGATACCGGGTGGAAAACGGATGAGCCGGGCCGACCTGCCCAATCCGCGCACCCGTCGTTGGGTTGCCAGCCGCAAGGCGGCGGTGATTCGGGCGATAGATTGCGGTTTGATCAGCCGGGATGAGGCGATGGAGATCTATGCCTTGTCCGATGAAGAGCTTGACGGATGGGCCGCCGCGGTGCGCAAACACGGCGAAAAGGCGCTGAAAGCAACAGCGACACAAAAATATCGTCAACTCTAA
- the mnmA gene encoding tRNA 2-thiouridine(34) synthase MnmA produces MALDAAPLNSLGFAKSPAETRVVVAMSGGVDSSVVAAELAREGYDVVGVTLQLYDHGAALAKKGACCAGQDIHDARRVAEDMGFPHYVLDYENKFREAVIDEFADNYLAGATPVPCIRCNERVKFRDLLETARDLDADCMATGHYIRREVGETGPELHMAADPVRDQSYFLFSTTPEQLSYLRFPLGGLASKGETRALAERHGLSIADKPDSQDICFVPNGDYAAVIEKLRPGAADPGEIVHVDGRVLGTHPGVIHYTVGQRRGLGIGGLADPLYVVKLDVEARRVVVGPKDMLATCRVPVREVNWLGDGPFADTAEREVSVKIRSTRPPREAILRAVSDTEAEVELLSPEEGVSPGQACVFYETGSTRVLGGGWIWRGA; encoded by the coding sequence ATGGCCCTCGACGCCGCCCCGCTGAATTCGCTTGGCTTCGCCAAATCGCCCGCTGAGACGCGGGTGGTTGTGGCAATGTCGGGCGGCGTGGACAGTTCGGTTGTCGCCGCCGAACTGGCGCGCGAAGGCTATGACGTGGTCGGCGTGACGCTGCAGCTTTACGACCACGGCGCGGCGCTGGCCAAGAAGGGTGCTTGCTGCGCAGGGCAGGATATCCACGATGCCCGCCGCGTGGCCGAGGATATGGGCTTTCCCCACTACGTTCTTGATTACGAAAACAAGTTCCGCGAGGCGGTGATCGACGAATTCGCTGACAATTATCTGGCAGGCGCAACCCCGGTGCCCTGCATCCGCTGTAATGAGCGGGTGAAGTTTCGCGACCTGCTGGAAACGGCGCGCGATTTGGATGCCGACTGCATGGCAACGGGCCATTACATCCGCCGCGAAGTCGGCGAGACGGGGCCGGAACTGCACATGGCCGCCGATCCGGTGCGCGATCAGTCTTATTTCCTGTTCTCGACCACGCCGGAACAACTGTCATACCTGCGCTTTCCGCTTGGGGGGCTCGCCTCCAAGGGGGAAACCCGCGCATTGGCCGAACGCCACGGGCTGTCGATTGCCGACAAACCCGACAGTCAGGATATCTGCTTCGTCCCGAACGGCGATTATGCCGCCGTGATCGAAAAACTGCGCCCCGGCGCCGCCGATCCGGGTGAAATCGTGCACGTCGATGGCCGGGTTCTGGGCACCCATCCCGGCGTGATCCACTATACCGTCGGCCAGCGCCGGGGTCTTGGCATCGGTGGCCTGGCCGACCCGCTTTATGTGGTGAAACTGGATGTCGAGGCGCGCCGCGTCGTTGTCGGCCCGAAAGACATGCTCGCCACGTGCCGCGTCCCGGTGCGCGAGGTCAACTGGCTGGGCGACGGGCCATTCGCAGATACAGCGGAACGCGAAGTCTCGGTCAAGATCCGCTCGACCCGCCCCCCGCGCGAGGCGATCCTGCGCGCCGTTTCGGATACCGAGGCCGAGGTCGAATTGCTAAGCCCCGAAGAAGGCGTCAGCCCGGGCCAGGCCTGCGTATTCTACGAAACCGGCAGCACCCGCGTGTTGGGTGGCGGCTGGATCTGGCGGGGTGCCTGA